The DNA segment CCGCGTTTCTATTCAGTCGAGCGAACCGCCGCGCCGCACGGCCCAGTCGGCGAGGCAGTAGACCGACCAGAGCGCGGCGTCGGCGGCGACGCGGCGTCGCTTGTGGAGGTCGAGGAGACGCCGCGCGGCGTCCACGTCGAGCAGCCGCGCGGCGGCGGGGTCGTGGATCCGCTCGAGGAACGAAGCCTCCAGCGGACCGGCGAGCCAGCGCCCGATCGGCGCGTCGAACCCCTGCTTCGGGCGGCGCGCCATCTCCGGCGGCAGGAGCGGCAGGACCGCGTCCCGCAGCACCCGCTTGCGCACGCCGCCGCCGAGCTTGTAGTCGAGCGGCAGCGCGCGCGCGAACGCGGCGACGGCGCCGTCGAGCAGCGGCACGCGGACCTCGAGGCCGTGGGCCATGCTCGCCAGATCGACCTTGTGCAGCATCCGGTCGGGAAGCGTGACCGCCTCGTCCGCCGCGAGCATCGCCGGCAGGCCGGGCGCGCGTCCCGCCATCGCCTCGCCGGCCCTGTCCAGCGCGCAGGCCGCGTCGAGGCGCAGCTCGGGGCGATAGAGATCCAAGAGGCGCGCGACGGGGGCCAGCGGCGCCTGCAGGGCGAGCCAGCGCGGCGCGTCGTCCAGCTCCGCTGCGGCGAAGAACTTCCGCGCGCGCCGCACGCCCTCGCCGAAGCGGCTCGCGCGCGACGCGGGAAGCGCCGCCGCGCCGACGGCCGCGGCGCGGCGCAGCGGCCGGGGCACGCGCAGCCACGCGGCGCGCCGCGGTTCGAGGTCGTACTTGCGGTAGCCGGCGAAGAGCTCGTCGGCGCCGTCGCCGGAGAGGGCGACCGCGGCGCCTTCCCGCGCGAGGCGCGAGACGAGCCACGTCGGCAGCAGCGACGGGTCGGCGAACGGCTGGCCGCACCCGGCGAGGATCGGCTCGAGCGCGGCGCGCGCCTCGGCCGCGGCGACGCGGTGAACGACGTGCCGCAGCCCGAGGTGGCGCGCGACGCGCTCCGCCCACGCCGTCTCGTCGATCACCGGCTCGTCCGCGTAGCCGATCGTGAACGCCTCGAGGTCCCGTCCCAGAAGACGCGAGACGACGGCGGCGAGGCACGACGAGTCGAGCCCGCCGGAGAGGAACAACCCGACCGGCACGTCCGCGACGAGCTGCCGCTCGACCGCCGCGGCGACGAGATCGAGCAGCCGCCGCGGCGCTT comes from the bacterium genome and includes:
- the asnB gene encoding asparagine synthase (glutamine-hydrolyzing) yields the protein MCGVAGCFDPRGAPLDERALAALRALGAALAHRGPDEGGLRGFGRCAFAHRRLAVQDLTPAAAQPMVHASGTALCYNGELYNVPALRRELEARGETFRGHGDAEVLLAGCAAWGAARAARRADGIFAFALFDPRDGSLTLGRDLAGVKPLYYGRDEAGRVWFASELGPLVDAAPLPRRIDRAALGAYAALGFVPGPRTIYEAVRALEPGTLRRFGGDGAETTTRLAPPPAPDVPPYDEAPRRLLDLVAAAVERQLVADVPVGLFLSGGLDSSCLAAVVSRLLGRDLEAFTIGYADEPVIDETAWAERVARHLGLRHVVHRVAAAEARAALEPILAGCGQPFADPSLLPTWLVSRLAREGAAVALSGDGADELFAGYRKYDLEPRRAAWLRVPRPLRRAAAVGAAALPASRASRFGEGVRRARKFFAAAELDDAPRWLALQAPLAPVARLLDLYRPELRLDAACALDRAGEAMAGRAPGLPAMLAADEAVTLPDRMLHKVDLASMAHGLEVRVPLLDGAVAAFARALPLDYKLGGGVRKRVLRDAVLPLLPPEMARRPKQGFDAPIGRWLAGPLEASFLERIHDPAAARLLDVDAARRLLDLHKRRRVAADAALWSVYCLADWAVRRGGSLD